A stretch of Natronococcus sp. CG52 DNA encodes these proteins:
- a CDS encoding NAD(P)/FAD-dependent oxidoreductase, whose amino-acid sequence MRTVVIGGGIVGLSSAYALAERGVDVVVCEKGSIGSGSTERAAGGIRAQFSTPTNVELSVASMAVWDTFEERFGTDIDYRRTGYLFLARAAETASALEQAVEMQNERGVPSEILDPDAAREHCPGIDPEKFVAASYSPTDGFADPHLALQAYARAAADAGVDIRTKTLITDVLRNAEGSGSRDEGRVTGVETPDGRLEADFVVNAAGPWARRVAEMAGVSLPIAPKRRQMVVVDPEEPVPETDPLTIDLETGTYFRPERDGEALVGGHLTDDDPDRDPDGYDRGIEFDWAADVLETASEWTTYFGPESRIKRGWAGLYAVTPDDNAILEETVPGLVTAAGFSGHGFQHAPATGRIVAELIVDGEASLVDIEALSSDRFEAGIERVERNVV is encoded by the coding sequence ATGCGCACCGTCGTTATCGGTGGTGGGATCGTCGGACTCTCGAGCGCCTACGCGCTGGCCGAGCGCGGGGTCGACGTCGTGGTCTGCGAGAAGGGATCGATCGGGAGCGGCAGCACGGAACGGGCCGCGGGCGGCATCCGGGCCCAGTTCTCGACGCCGACCAACGTCGAACTCTCCGTCGCGAGCATGGCGGTCTGGGACACGTTCGAGGAGCGGTTCGGGACCGACATCGACTATCGGCGAACGGGCTATCTCTTCCTCGCGCGCGCCGCGGAAACCGCGTCGGCGCTCGAACAGGCCGTCGAGATGCAGAACGAGCGCGGCGTTCCGAGCGAGATACTCGATCCCGACGCCGCCCGCGAGCACTGTCCCGGGATCGATCCGGAGAAATTCGTGGCCGCGTCCTACTCCCCGACCGACGGCTTCGCCGATCCGCACCTCGCGTTGCAGGCGTACGCGCGGGCGGCGGCCGACGCGGGCGTCGACATCCGGACGAAGACGCTGATCACCGACGTGCTCCGGAACGCTGAGGGAAGCGGGAGCCGCGACGAAGGGCGCGTTACGGGCGTCGAGACACCGGACGGCCGACTCGAGGCCGACTTCGTCGTCAACGCCGCGGGGCCGTGGGCCCGACGGGTCGCGGAGATGGCGGGCGTCTCGCTGCCGATCGCGCCGAAGCGACGCCAGATGGTCGTCGTCGATCCCGAGGAACCGGTGCCCGAGACCGACCCGCTGACGATCGACCTCGAGACGGGGACCTACTTCCGGCCCGAGCGAGACGGCGAGGCGTTAGTCGGCGGCCACCTCACGGACGACGACCCGGACCGCGACCCGGACGGCTACGATCGGGGGATCGAGTTCGACTGGGCCGCCGACGTCCTCGAGACGGCCTCGGAGTGGACGACCTACTTCGGACCGGAGTCCCGGATCAAGCGCGGCTGGGCCGGCCTGTACGCCGTCACACCCGACGACAACGCGATTCTCGAGGAGACGGTTCCCGGACTCGTCACCGCGGCCGGCTTCTCCGGCCACGGCTTCCAGCACGCACCGGCGACCGGCCGGATCGTCGCCGAACTGATCGTCGACGGCGAGGCGTCGCTGGTCGACATCGAGGCGCTCTCGAGCGACCGGTTCGAGGCCGGAATCGAGCGGGTCGAGCGGAACGTGGTGTGA
- a CDS encoding NAD(P)/FAD-dependent oxidoreductase: protein MHIVIVGGGIVGTAIASRLGPTDHDVTLIERSRIGTETTAASAGLLMRTAVDPEPFDLRFRNRAHEAYRPLFEGGDLEADRIGIVYVAETVTFAERLENSAATLREHGTDASFLEPAELAEFGIEPAGLEGGLYTPDDRICDPTAVANWFADRARETGVDVRTGVSVTDVETRSGAVSAVDTDAGRLEADRVVNATGPWAPELNELVGVSLPLCHTRGPMVALDCREPLECPTAIFESKRYVRPAGETGAWIGAYRTEYVEGQRYDLRDRSLPEGFAESVTALETAVPALEGASVVDEWVGYRTVTPDGRPIVGETAVDGYLVAVGMTGKGITLAPAVADVVREMLADEVDPEVRRRLSPDRFRDDRTERTR from the coding sequence ATGCACATCGTCATCGTCGGCGGCGGGATCGTCGGTACGGCGATCGCGTCGCGGCTCGGTCCGACCGACCACGACGTGACCCTGATCGAGCGCTCCCGGATCGGGACCGAGACGACGGCGGCCTCCGCCGGCCTCCTGATGCGGACCGCCGTCGACCCGGAGCCGTTCGACCTGCGCTTTCGAAACCGCGCACACGAGGCCTACCGCCCGCTGTTCGAGGGCGGCGATCTCGAGGCCGATCGGATCGGAATCGTCTACGTCGCGGAGACGGTGACGTTCGCCGAGCGACTCGAGAACTCCGCAGCGACACTTCGCGAACACGGAACGGATGCGTCGTTCCTCGAGCCGGCCGAACTCGCCGAGTTCGGGATCGAGCCCGCCGGCCTCGAGGGCGGGCTCTACACGCCGGACGACCGGATCTGCGATCCGACCGCGGTCGCGAACTGGTTCGCCGACCGCGCTCGAGAGACGGGGGTCGACGTCCGGACGGGCGTTAGCGTGACCGACGTGGAGACGCGCTCGGGCGCCGTCTCGGCCGTCGACACCGACGCGGGCCGGCTCGAGGCCGACCGCGTCGTCAACGCGACGGGGCCGTGGGCGCCGGAACTGAACGAACTGGTCGGCGTCTCGCTGCCGCTCTGTCACACGCGAGGACCGATGGTCGCCCTCGACTGTCGCGAGCCGCTCGAGTGTCCGACGGCGATCTTCGAGTCGAAGCGGTACGTCCGCCCCGCCGGCGAAACGGGGGCGTGGATCGGCGCGTACCGAACGGAGTACGTCGAGGGACAGCGCTACGACCTGCGGGATCGCTCCCTCCCCGAGGGGTTCGCGGAGTCGGTAACGGCCCTCGAGACCGCCGTCCCCGCGCTCGAAGGGGCGTCGGTCGTCGACGAGTGGGTCGGGTACCGGACCGTCACGCCGGACGGGCGCCCGATCGTCGGCGAGACGGCCGTCGACGGCTACCTCGTCGCGGTCGGGATGACGGGGAAGGGGATTACCCTCGCGCCGGCCGTCGCCGACGTCGTCCGCGAGATGCTCGCAGACGAGGTCGATCCCGAGGTCCGCAGGCGCCTCTCGCCGGACCGGTTCCGGGACGATCGAACCGAACGGACTCGGTGA
- a CDS encoding ornithine cyclodeaminase family protein: protein MVRILSDEDVASVLDLEELLPIVADAFEKQHAGAVERPERPHYPIGTGLDPDAPSEPTGTGLCMPAYVHGASYAATKLVAVCEDNPERGLPTVTAQIALTDAETGQPVGYLAGNRVTSARTGCIGGLAVRELAADGPIDLGVIGAGTQARWQTRAIAAAVGTDLESIRVYSPSDSRFACAEELEGELGVPTTPVESPGEAVSDASVVVTATTSTEPVFPGDALADGTLVVAVGAYTPEMRELDEETVDRAEQIVADVPTEAAETGDLRSHSDREIRPFGGVLAGEFGRESPDERIVMASVGTAVLDAAAAELVYDRAAEDEVGTSVPL, encoded by the coding sequence ATGGTGCGGATACTCTCCGACGAGGACGTCGCGTCGGTGCTCGACCTCGAGGAACTCCTCCCAATCGTCGCCGACGCATTCGAGAAACAGCACGCGGGCGCCGTCGAACGACCGGAGCGCCCACATTACCCGATCGGAACGGGCCTCGATCCGGATGCCCCGAGCGAGCCGACCGGGACGGGTCTCTGTATGCCGGCCTACGTCCACGGCGCGTCCTACGCCGCCACGAAACTCGTCGCCGTCTGCGAGGACAACCCGGAGCGCGGGCTGCCGACCGTCACCGCGCAGATCGCGCTCACCGACGCCGAAACCGGCCAGCCGGTCGGCTACCTGGCGGGGAACCGGGTCACCAGCGCCAGAACCGGCTGTATCGGCGGCCTCGCGGTACGCGAACTGGCGGCGGACGGTCCGATCGATCTCGGGGTGATCGGCGCCGGCACGCAGGCCCGGTGGCAGACGCGAGCGATCGCCGCCGCGGTCGGGACGGATCTCGAGTCGATCAGGGTTTACTCGCCGAGCGACTCCCGCTTCGCCTGCGCCGAGGAACTCGAGGGTGAACTCGGCGTTCCAACGACGCCGGTCGAGAGCCCCGGCGAAGCCGTCTCCGACGCGTCGGTCGTCGTCACGGCGACGACGAGCACCGAGCCGGTCTTCCCCGGCGACGCGCTCGCGGACGGAACGCTCGTCGTCGCGGTCGGCGCGTACACGCCCGAAATGCGCGAACTGGACGAGGAAACCGTCGACCGGGCGGAGCAGATCGTCGCCGACGTCCCGACGGAGGCCGCCGAGACCGGCGACCTTCGCTCCCACTCCGACCGCGAAATTCGGCCGTTCGGCGGCGTTCTCGCCGGCGAGTTCGGTCGCGAATCGCCGGACGAGCGTATCGTCATGGCGAGCGTCGGGACGGCGGTGCTCGACGCCGCGGCCGCCGAACTCGTCTACGACCGGGCCGCCGAGGACGAGGTCGGAACGAGCGTCCCGCTCTGA